A part of Olleya sp. Bg11-27 genomic DNA contains:
- a CDS encoding UDP-glucose dehydrogenase family protein — protein MKIAVIGTGYVGLVTGTCLAETGNEVLCIDIDEAKVKQMQSGEVPIYEPHLDVLFERNIKANRLKFSTNLEEGLAHGDIIFLALPTPEDEDGSADLKYILGVADDIGKLISDYKVIVDKSTVPVGTSDKVKAAIAKHAKVDFDVVSNPEFLREGFAVDDFLKPERIVVGSSSERATALMEKLYKPYVRSGNPIIIMDEKSAELTKYASNSFLAAKITFMNEIANFCEKVGADVDKVRIGMGTDSRIGKRFLFPGIGYGGSCFPKDVKALHKSGLDNNYNFKILDAVINVNARQKLVLIPKIESHFNNDLKGKSIAIWGLAFKPETDDIREAPALYMIEALLEAGCNVIAFDPEAMPNVKRKLGDKINYADSMYGALEKVDALVICTEWSIFRTPDFRKMKDIMTSNTIFDGRNLYDVKDVINEGFKYVSIGR, from the coding sequence ATGAAAATAGCAGTAATTGGTACAGGTTATGTCGGTTTAGTAACGGGGACGTGTTTAGCAGAAACAGGAAACGAAGTACTTTGTATAGATATAGACGAGGCTAAAGTAAAACAAATGCAGAGCGGGGAGGTGCCCATTTATGAGCCGCATTTAGATGTTTTGTTTGAACGAAACATTAAGGCCAATAGACTTAAGTTTTCTACTAATTTAGAAGAAGGGTTAGCGCATGGTGATATTATATTTTTAGCATTACCTACTCCAGAAGATGAGGATGGTTCTGCCGATTTAAAATATATACTTGGTGTAGCAGATGATATAGGAAAGTTAATTAGTGACTATAAAGTCATAGTAGATAAAAGTACAGTACCTGTAGGTACGTCGGATAAAGTAAAGGCAGCTATAGCAAAACACGCAAAAGTTGATTTTGATGTTGTCTCTAATCCAGAGTTTTTGCGCGAAGGATTTGCTGTAGACGATTTTTTGAAACCAGAAAGGATAGTGGTAGGTTCAAGTAGTGAGCGTGCAACAGCGCTTATGGAAAAGCTTTACAAGCCCTATGTAAGATCTGGTAATCCAATTATAATAATGGATGAAAAATCTGCTGAGCTGACCAAATATGCATCTAATTCCTTTTTAGCGGCTAAAATCACGTTTATGAACGAAATTGCCAACTTTTGCGAAAAAGTGGGTGCTGATGTTGATAAGGTTAGAATTGGTATGGGTACGGATTCTCGTATTGGTAAACGTTTTTTGTTTCCTGGAATAGGCTACGGAGGATCCTGTTTTCCTAAAGATGTAAAAGCACTTCACAAATCTGGATTAGACAATAATTATAATTTCAAAATACTTGATGCAGTCATTAATGTAAATGCAAGACAAAAACTAGTGTTAATTCCTAAAATAGAAAGCCATTTTAATAATGATCTAAAAGGAAAGAGTATTGCCATTTGGGGATTAGCATTTAAGCCGGAGACGGATGATATACGTGAAGCACCAGCGTTATACATGATAGAGGCTTTATTGGAAGCTGGATGTAATGTTATTGCTTTTGACCCAGAAGCCATGCCAAATGTTAAACGTAAATTAGGAGACAAAATAAACTATGCAGATAGTATGTATGGCGCTTTAGAAAAAGTAGATGCCTTAGTTATTTGTACAGAATGGAGTATTTTTAGAACACCCGATTTTAGAAAAATGAAAGACATAATGACTAGTAATACAATCTTTGATGGTCGTAATTTGTACGATGTAAAAGATGTTATTAATGAAGGATTTAAATATGTATCAATAGGAAGGTAA
- a CDS encoding glycosyltransferase family 2 protein: protein MTPLVSIITPLYNSEVFLEDTITSILNQTYSNWELLLIDDCSTDGTEALAFRYRDNYPNIRVFKNQSNSGAAVSRNKGIAEAKGVFIAFLDADDLWKINKLEVQIKFMQANNCSVSYTSYEQIDEFSKPLHKLVKVLPKLSYGKILKSNYIGNLTGVYNASVLGKIIVPNLRKRQDWLMWLSAIKKSGKPALGVPESLAYYRVRRDSISSNKMALLKHNYWVYKKGLGYSTLKSFYRMLVFIWEQFFVKAKLIVSTKPQK from the coding sequence ATGACACCATTAGTATCTATAATAACACCTTTATATAACTCGGAAGTTTTTCTAGAGGATACTATTACTAGTATTTTAAATCAGACCTATTCTAATTGGGAGTTATTGTTAATAGACGATTGCTCTACGGACGGTACAGAGGCGTTAGCTTTTAGGTACAGAGATAATTACCCAAATATTAGAGTATTCAAAAATCAAAGTAATTCGGGAGCAGCAGTTTCTAGAAACAAAGGAATAGCCGAGGCAAAAGGAGTGTTTATTGCTTTTTTAGATGCAGATGATTTATGGAAGATAAATAAATTAGAAGTACAAATTAAGTTTATGCAAGCTAATAATTGTTCTGTATCTTATACAAGTTATGAGCAAATTGATGAATTTAGCAAACCATTGCATAAATTAGTAAAGGTATTACCTAAGCTTAGTTATGGTAAAATTTTAAAATCTAATTACATTGGTAATCTAACAGGTGTTTATAATGCTAGTGTCTTGGGTAAAATCATAGTTCCTAACCTGCGTAAGCGTCAAGATTGGTTGATGTGGTTGTCTGCTATTAAAAAGTCTGGTAAACCCGCTCTGGGTGTTCCCGAGTCGTTAGCTTATTACCGTGTTAGACGGGACTCTATATCTTCAAATAAGATGGCGTTATTGAAACACAATTATTGGGTGTATAAAAAAGGGTTGGGATATTCAACGTTAAAATCGTTTTACAGAATGCTTGTTTTTATTTGGGAACAGTTTTTTGTAAAGGCTAAATTGATTGTATCTACAAAGCCTCAAAAATAA
- a CDS encoding exopolysaccharide biosynthesis polyprenyl glycosylphosphotransferase, with protein MEYKRGRYSWLLRPFLIIFDLAIINVLAFYFFNFNKTELVFFSINFFNNKHILYVVYSTVLWLASTSFLKFYEVYRYTSTINIFSLIIKQFVVFTIIMYAFIGAFRSIDVQSYTILRYLLLCCASISTVKLVSFYGLKSFRTFLRGNVRRVVIIGKGEGAQELKQLFTKRKALGYSIKGVFANSDNQQFTGDISDSFKFLNEGNGIDEIYCAIDELTEKQVNDYVKYAEVNHCNIKFIPTTNKLLTKRLKTDYYNYLPILSMPEVALNNDFNKFIKRIFDVIFAVLILVLVLSWLIPILFVLIKLESKGPLFYKHKRNGINYKEFYCYKFRSLKINKEMEGTYITQNDDRVTKIGRFLRKTSLDEFPQFYNVLKGDMSVVGPRPHMLSYTDDYSKKIDKYNFIFRHNVKPGVTGLAQIRGYRGEIKNDQDIINRIKFDNYYIENWSLVLDIKIIFKTIINVFRGQKEAY; from the coding sequence ATGGAGTATAAACGCGGAAGGTACTCTTGGTTACTCCGACCTTTTCTTATCATTTTTGATTTAGCTATCATAAATGTATTGGCGTTTTACTTTTTTAATTTTAATAAAACGGAATTAGTTTTTTTTTCAATAAATTTTTTCAATAATAAGCATATATTATATGTTGTGTATTCTACGGTGCTTTGGTTGGCATCTACTTCTTTTTTAAAATTCTACGAAGTTTACCGATATACATCAACCATAAATATTTTTTCACTTATAATCAAACAGTTTGTAGTTTTTACTATTATTATGTATGCTTTTATAGGTGCGTTTAGAAGTATCGATGTGCAGTCTTATACCATATTGAGGTATTTACTCTTATGTTGTGCTAGTATTAGCACAGTTAAATTAGTCAGTTTTTATGGTTTAAAATCTTTTCGTACCTTTTTACGAGGGAATGTTAGACGTGTAGTAATAATTGGTAAAGGGGAAGGTGCACAGGAGTTAAAGCAGTTGTTTACTAAGCGAAAAGCATTGGGTTATAGTATCAAAGGAGTGTTTGCAAATAGTGATAATCAACAGTTTACAGGGGATATTTCCGATAGTTTTAAGTTTTTAAATGAAGGAAATGGAATTGATGAAATTTACTGTGCAATAGACGAGTTGACCGAAAAACAAGTAAACGATTATGTTAAATACGCAGAGGTTAACCATTGTAATATAAAATTTATACCAACAACTAATAAGTTACTGACCAAAAGACTAAAAACAGATTACTATAATTATTTACCAATCTTGTCAATGCCTGAAGTGGCTCTAAACAATGATTTTAATAAGTTTATCAAACGTATTTTTGATGTCATTTTTGCTGTGCTAATACTGGTATTAGTATTATCTTGGTTAATACCAATTTTATTCGTTTTAATTAAATTAGAATCTAAAGGCCCTTTGTTTTATAAGCACAAACGAAATGGTATAAACTATAAAGAGTTTTATTGTTATAAGTTTAGATCTTTAAAGATTAATAAAGAAATGGAAGGGACTTATATTACTCAAAATGATGATCGCGTGACTAAAATCGGACGATTTTTACGTAAAACTAGTCTGGATGAATTCCCTCAGTTTTATAACGTGTTAAAAGGGGATATGAGTGTGGTTGGTCCACGTCCACATATGTTGTCTTACACGGATGATTATTCTAAAAAAATTGATAAATACAATTTTATTTTTAGACACAATGTTAAACCTGGGGTTACGGGTTTAGCGCAAATAAGAGGATATAGAGGCGAAATTAAAAATGATCAAGATATTATTAATCGCATTAAGTTTGATAATTATTATATCGAGAACTGGTCATTGGTATTAGATATAAAAATCATTTTTAAAACGATTATTAACGTCTTTAGGGGTCAGAAAGAAGCTTATTGA
- a CDS encoding phenylacetate--CoA ligase family protein — MKQFEWSLRLKGFPVNEAKKTQAIIDGFTEADYANYLSKQLQAIVAFHLEHTPFYKALCGGINTSDWHTLPVLTKADLQQPLASRLSDKYTVKTVHKHKTSGSSGTPFEFAKDNFAHAMTWVTFMQRYSWFNIDLNAYKQARFYGIPLDTKAYYKERLKDWLGNRFRFSVFDLSDAALDKVLYKFMRTKFNYINGYTSAIVQFAKYLERKNIILKEVCPTLEVCIVTSEMLFEDDKKLLEKQLNISIVNEYGAAELGLIAFEDKNDNWMVNSNHLYIEILDNNNQPVPFGQPGKIVITDLYNRAHPFIRYELGDLGQLSTKSTLQHPILESLTGRTSDFISLPSGKIAAGLTFYYVTKTVMTTNANVKEFIIEQTEVDTFKIYYVATEALSKTQQKAVQLAVDNYLEPNLNLIFEQKDILEREVSGKLKQFRSGL, encoded by the coding sequence TTGAAACAATTTGAATGGTCTTTACGGTTAAAAGGATTCCCTGTTAATGAAGCTAAAAAAACACAAGCTATTATTGATGGGTTTACCGAAGCTGATTATGCTAATTATTTAAGCAAACAGTTACAGGCTATTGTTGCGTTTCATTTAGAGCACACGCCTTTTTACAAGGCACTATGTGGCGGTATCAACACCTCAGATTGGCATACATTACCTGTATTAACTAAAGCCGACTTACAGCAGCCTTTGGCTAGTCGCTTGTCTGACAAATACACAGTAAAAACAGTACACAAACATAAAACATCAGGCTCTTCTGGAACCCCTTTTGAATTCGCTAAAGATAATTTTGCGCATGCCATGACTTGGGTCACGTTTATGCAACGCTATAGTTGGTTTAATATTGACTTAAACGCCTATAAACAGGCGCGTTTTTATGGCATTCCGTTAGACACAAAAGCATATTATAAAGAGCGGTTAAAGGATTGGTTAGGGAATCGGTTTCGGTTTTCGGTATTTGATTTAAGCGATGCTGCTTTAGACAAAGTACTGTACAAATTTATGCGTACTAAGTTTAATTACATTAACGGTTACACAAGTGCTATTGTGCAATTTGCGAAATATCTAGAACGTAAAAACATTATTTTAAAAGAGGTTTGCCCCACTTTAGAAGTTTGTATTGTCACTTCTGAAATGTTATTTGAAGACGACAAAAAATTGTTAGAAAAACAGCTTAATATTTCTATTGTTAACGAATACGGTGCAGCCGAATTAGGTTTAATTGCTTTTGAAGACAAAAATGATAATTGGATGGTAAATTCCAACCATCTATACATCGAAATATTAGATAATAACAATCAACCAGTACCTTTTGGTCAACCCGGAAAAATTGTAATTACAGACTTATACAACCGTGCACACCCGTTTATAAGATACGAGCTAGGCGATTTAGGGCAATTGTCCACAAAAAGTACTTTACAGCATCCTATTTTAGAATCTTTAACAGGACGTACTAGTGATTTTATTTCGCTTCCCAGCGGAAAAATCGCAGCAGGTTTAACCTTTTATTATGTGACCAAAACCGTCATGACTACAAACGCTAATGTAAAAGAGTTTATAATTGAACAAACTGAAGTTGACACCTTTAAAATTTATTATGTTGCTACCGAAGCGTTAAGTAAAACGCAGCAAAAAGCAGTACAATTAGCAGTTGACAACTACCTGGAGCCTAATTTAAATTTAATTTTTGAACAGAAAGACATTTTAGAACGGGAAGTTAGTGGTAAACTGAAACAGTTTAGGTCTGGGCTGTAG
- the purD gene encoding phosphoribosylamine--glycine ligase: MNILILGSGGREHTIAWKLKQSPKCNSLFVAPGNSGTAQIAKNVPVSVTDFLAIKDVVLNNNITMVVVGPEDPLVLGIHDFFLADKALKNVAVIGPQQAAATLEGSKEFAKEFLYRHNIPTAAYQSFNKETVEDGYAFLETLSPPFVLKADGLAAGKGVVILNDLNEAKAELKSMLVDAKFGEASTKVVIEEFLDGIELSCFVLTDGKNYKVLPTAKDYKRIGEGDTGLNTGGMGAVSPVPFADQAFLDKVEEQVVKPTIAGLQKDNLPYKGFVFIGLIKVGDEPKVIEYNVRLGDPETEVVLPRLKNDLVEVFEAIANQTLDQITIDVDPRAATTIMLVSGGYPEAYQKGKVITGVENVTDSIVFHAGAQNKDGNIVTSGGRVMAVTSYGNTYEEAIKKSYQSIDKLSFDKMYYRKDIGFDL, translated from the coding sequence ATGAATATTTTAATTTTAGGATCAGGAGGAAGAGAACACACAATTGCATGGAAGCTTAAACAAAGCCCAAAATGTAACTCGCTTTTCGTAGCACCGGGAAACTCTGGAACAGCACAAATTGCAAAAAATGTCCCTGTGAGTGTAACCGATTTTCTAGCGATAAAAGACGTGGTATTAAACAATAATATTACTATGGTAGTGGTCGGTCCTGAAGATCCTTTAGTGTTAGGTATTCATGATTTTTTCTTAGCGGATAAAGCGCTTAAAAATGTGGCAGTTATTGGACCACAACAAGCAGCTGCAACCTTAGAGGGGAGTAAAGAGTTTGCAAAGGAGTTTTTATACAGACATAATATCCCTACAGCCGCTTACCAAAGTTTTAATAAAGAGACTGTGGAAGATGGGTATGCGTTTTTAGAAACTTTAAGTCCTCCTTTTGTATTAAAGGCAGATGGTTTGGCAGCAGGTAAAGGGGTTGTTATTTTAAATGATTTAAATGAGGCTAAAGCCGAATTAAAAAGCATGCTTGTAGATGCTAAGTTTGGCGAAGCAAGTACTAAAGTTGTTATTGAAGAATTTTTAGACGGGATAGAATTAAGTTGTTTTGTACTAACAGATGGTAAAAACTATAAAGTATTACCAACAGCTAAAGATTATAAACGTATCGGAGAAGGGGATACAGGTTTAAATACAGGAGGAATGGGAGCAGTGTCTCCAGTACCTTTTGCTGACCAAGCGTTTTTAGATAAAGTAGAAGAGCAAGTGGTTAAACCAACGATTGCTGGTTTGCAAAAAGACAATTTACCATATAAAGGGTTTGTGTTTATTGGATTGATAAAAGTAGGAGATGAGCCTAAGGTTATCGAGTATAACGTACGTTTGGGTGATCCTGAAACGGAAGTGGTTTTACCAAGACTTAAAAATGATTTAGTTGAGGTTTTTGAAGCTATTGCGAATCAAACGTTAGATCAAATTACTATTGACGTAGACCCAAGAGCAGCAACTACAATTATGTTAGTGTCTGGGGGGTATCCGGAAGCGTATCAAAAAGGAAAAGTAATTACAGGAGTAGAAAACGTTACCGATTCTATTGTGTTTCATGCAGGAGCACAAAATAAAGATGGAAATATTGTAACGTCTGGAGGACGTGTTATGGCTGTAACTAGTTATGGGAATACGTACGAAGAGGCCATAAAAAAATCCTACCAAAGCATAGATAAACTAAGCTTTGATAAGATGTATTATAGAAAAGATATAGGGTTTGACCTATAA
- a CDS encoding UDP-glucuronic acid decarboxylase family protein, translated as MNQKRVLITGAAGFLGSHLCDRFISEGYFVIGMDNFITGDPKNIGHLASNSNFLFIQHDVTNFINIEGDLDYILHFASPASPIDYLKIPIQTLKVGSIGTHNLLGLAKAKKARLLIASTSEVYGDPLVHPQTEDYYGNVNTIGPRGVYDEAKRFQESITMAYHRFHGLETRIVRIFNTYGPRMRLNDGRVIPAFMGQALRGEDLTVFGDGIQTRSFCYVTDQVEGIYRLLLSDYANPVNIGNPHEITIKDFAEEIISLTGTTQKVIYKDLPVDDPMQRQPDITLAKKILGWEPKVGRVEGMKKTFHYFKSLTEAELYKSEHKDFSNYNKE; from the coding sequence ATGAATCAAAAAAGAGTATTAATTACTGGGGCAGCAGGTTTTTTAGGATCACATTTATGCGACCGATTTATCAGTGAAGGCTATTTTGTTATCGGAATGGATAATTTTATAACGGGAGACCCTAAAAATATAGGACACCTTGCTTCAAACTCCAACTTTTTATTCATTCAACACGATGTCACAAATTTTATAAATATAGAAGGCGATTTAGATTATATTCTTCATTTTGCATCACCTGCAAGTCCGATAGATTATCTGAAAATCCCAATTCAAACTTTGAAAGTAGGGAGTATTGGGACTCATAATTTATTAGGTTTAGCAAAAGCTAAAAAGGCTAGGTTACTAATAGCTTCGACTTCTGAGGTATATGGAGATCCATTGGTACATCCACAAACAGAAGACTATTATGGTAATGTCAATACTATAGGGCCAAGGGGGGTTTATGACGAAGCTAAGCGTTTTCAAGAATCAATAACTATGGCATATCATAGGTTTCATGGTCTAGAAACACGCATTGTTAGGATATTTAATACTTATGGGCCTAGGATGCGACTTAACGATGGTCGTGTTATACCTGCGTTTATGGGTCAAGCACTACGGGGTGAGGATTTGACTGTTTTTGGAGATGGTATACAAACACGCTCTTTTTGTTACGTTACAGATCAAGTAGAGGGAATTTATAGGCTGTTATTAAGCGACTATGCTAATCCAGTAAATATTGGAAATCCTCATGAAATTACAATTAAAGATTTTGCAGAAGAGATTATTAGCTTAACAGGAACCACTCAAAAGGTGATATATAAAGATTTACCTGTCGACGATCCAATGCAGCGTCAACCTGATATTACGTTGGCTAAAAAAATATTAGGTTGGGAGCCCAAAGTCGGTAGAGTAGAAGGCATGAAAAAAACGTTTCATTACTTTAAAAGCTTAACAGAAGCAGAACTTTATAAAAGTGAACATAAAGATTTTTCAAACTATAATAAGGAGTAG